One Parcubacteria group bacterium DNA window includes the following coding sequences:
- a CDS encoding ribonuclease J: MDDKKQASHGRQVDRAPKKEGGERGSRWRPHQSAERKTGGPASPGQSRGGGRRKPYHGGGKSGGGHKSHGGRSRQRQSGNAVWRDAPKGGHPTKERRPGEEIIPPLAKDSIRIIPLGGVEEVGRNMTAFEYGDDILIVDCGIQFQAEETPGIDYILPNTRYLEERKEKIRGVIITHGHLDHIGGIPYIMPRIGNPPIYTRLLTLLMVKKRQGEFPELPPLNLNEIKGDENLILGGFRVRFFAVTHTIPDAAGVIIETPHGVIVHTGDLKLEHKDGTPSKKEDEEFGIFAKEKVLALLADSTNVEKPGWSIPESAVFKTMEDIIKNARGRLIIGTFASQIERIAKIIEITEKYNKKIIIDGRSMKQNVEIATEAGILKPQKGTIVPIDAMDDYSPEKIVILVTGAQGDEHAVLMRVANKGHKYIRLSKRDTIVLSSSIIPGNELAVQKLKDNLARQGANIVHYQVSDVHSSGHANQGELEWIHKHVKPRFFIPIHGYHYMLHVHGKLAQRVGMPEDRVIIPDNGAIIEIQNGGEKIVRLKEMAPRGMVLVDGFSIGDIQEVVLRDRQMLAQDGMFVLVVTLDVTTGKLRKSPDIISRGFVYLRESQELLSNARTLVKKTVEKEVGAMHPVNFDYLKGILTDEVSKYLFQKTNKRPIVIPVILGI; the protein is encoded by the coding sequence ATGGACGACAAAAAACAAGCATCGCACGGACGACAAGTGGACCGCGCACCAAAGAAAGAGGGAGGAGAACGAGGGTCGCGTTGGCGGCCGCATCAGTCTGCTGAAAGAAAAACAGGAGGACCAGCCTCGCCTGGGCAGAGCCGAGGCGGAGGACGACGCAAACCATACCACGGAGGTGGCAAGAGTGGCGGAGGCCATAAGTCCCATGGAGGACGTAGCCGCCAGAGACAAAGCGGCAATGCCGTATGGAGAGACGCCCCCAAGGGTGGGCACCCAACAAAAGAACGAAGGCCGGGAGAGGAGATAATCCCACCCCTCGCCAAGGATTCTATTCGAATCATTCCGTTGGGAGGGGTTGAAGAGGTTGGCCGCAACATGACGGCTTTTGAATACGGGGATGACATCCTCATTGTTGACTGTGGCATCCAGTTCCAAGCCGAAGAGACACCGGGTATCGACTACATTCTCCCCAATACACGATACCTCGAGGAGAGAAAAGAAAAGATCCGAGGAGTGATTATCACGCACGGACACCTCGACCACATTGGTGGTATCCCCTACATCATGCCGCGCATTGGAAATCCGCCTATCTACACCCGGCTCTTGACCTTGCTTATGGTGAAGAAACGGCAAGGTGAATTCCCGGAACTACCGCCACTTAATTTGAATGAGATCAAAGGAGACGAGAACCTTATCTTGGGCGGCTTTCGTGTGCGTTTCTTTGCGGTAACACATACAATACCGGACGCTGCTGGAGTCATCATTGAAACCCCCCACGGTGTCATTGTGCACACAGGTGACTTAAAGCTTGAACATAAAGACGGTACGCCATCCAAGAAAGAGGATGAGGAATTCGGCATATTTGCAAAAGAAAAGGTCCTTGCATTGCTCGCAGACTCAACCAACGTTGAGAAGCCGGGGTGGTCTATCCCAGAATCAGCCGTCTTTAAGACGATGGAGGACATCATCAAGAATGCGCGAGGCCGTCTTATCATCGGCACGTTTGCCTCTCAGATAGAGCGTATCGCAAAAATCATAGAGATTACCGAGAAATACAACAAGAAAATCATTATCGACGGACGGAGCATGAAGCAAAACGTTGAGATAGCAACGGAAGCGGGCATTTTGAAGCCGCAGAAAGGAACAATCGTCCCCATTGATGCCATGGATGATTATTCTCCAGAAAAAATTGTTATTCTTGTGACCGGTGCGCAGGGAGACGAGCACGCGGTTCTCATGCGTGTTGCAAACAAGGGTCACAAGTACATTCGCCTCTCAAAACGAGATACGATTGTTCTCTCGTCCTCTATCATCCCTGGAAATGAGCTCGCTGTACAAAAACTTAAAGACAACCTTGCACGGCAGGGCGCAAACATTGTCCATTATCAAGTCTCCGACGTGCACTCAAGTGGGCATGCGAACCAGGGTGAACTTGAATGGATCCACAAACATGTAAAACCACGGTTCTTTATTCCGATTCACGGCTACCACTACATGCTTCATGTGCATGGAAAACTCGCGCAGAGAGTCGGGATGCCCGAAGACCGCGTCATAATCCCTGACAACGGCGCTATCATTGAAATACAGAACGGAGGCGAGAAAATAGTCCGTCTTAAAGAAATGGCCCCTCGCGGAATGGTCCTTGTGGACGGCTTCTCAATCGGCGACATACAGGAGGTTGTGCTTCGAGACCGACAAATGCTTGCTCAAGACGGCATGTTTGTCCTCGTGGTAACTTTGGACGTTACTACAGGAAAGCTCCGCAAATCACCAGACATCATCTCACGTGGGTTCGTATACCTTCGCGAGTCTCAAGAACTGCTCTCAAATGCTCGCACGCTTGTAAAGAAAACGGTTGAGAAGGAGGTTGGCGCAATGCACCCGGTGAACTTCGACTACCTTAAGGGCATCTTGACTGACGAGGTATCGAAATATCTCTTCCAGAAAACTAACAAACGCCCGATTGTCATCCCTGTCATACTTGGAATATAA
- a CDS encoding DUF378 domain-containing protein, translated as MDVLHKISFWLLVIGGLNWLLYVLGWEVGGVLLGGMDAMLAQVVYVVVGLAALFEVFYFFKK; from the coding sequence ATGGACGTTCTCCACAAAATCTCGTTCTGGCTTCTCGTCATCGGTGGTTTGAACTGGCTCTTGTATGTCTTGGGCTGGGAAGTCGGAGGTGTCCTCTTGGGCGGCATGGATGCCATGCTTGCGCAGGTCGTCTACGTTGTCGTAGGACTTGCTGCGCTCTTTGAGGTCTTCTACTTCTTCAAGAAGTAG
- a CDS encoding peptide ABC transporter substrate-binding protein yields the protein MISPLENTTNESEKSSDSTPETPGFREKVKASVRYVRLIILSLGTHERRVFFGLVLLFVVGVLGTLLTVNAMFIEIVPARGGSFTEGVVGTPRFLNPLLATSDADRDITALVYSGLLRPTTDGTLVNDLAENYIVSPDGLSYTFVLRDALRWHDGKPVTADDVVFTIKKVQDSTLKSPKLANWEGVDVAKTDNKTVVFTLKQPYAPFLENTTLGILPKHVWEKITPEQFAFSLYNINPIGSGPYRVEKIKRDSAGIPKYYELAPFKHFALGIPYIAKIHINFYPDEEHLLVALRKGGVEAVSAIPTFEAAKLREEGYRILNFLLPRVFGVFFNHNKNEIFTQKAVRQALEMALDKKKLVDNVLHGYGTPLEGPLPPGALGYIAPTEESSGDVEAAIALLEKNGWVLDKETGIRKRKGQALAFSLATSNAEELLLTAKALQSEWRGLGADVIIQTLPVNELNQNVIRPRTYDTLFFGEVIGRESDPFPFWHSSQRNDPGLNIALYTNITVDKLLEGARSTTDIEKRAEAYEKFQKEIASDSPAVFIYSPDFIYILPERIQGVERGTIALPSERFINIHQWFIETNREWVFFK from the coding sequence GTGATTTCTCCTCTCGAAAATACTACAAACGAATCAGAGAAGAGCAGTGATTCCACGCCGGAAACACCTGGGTTCCGCGAAAAAGTTAAGGCTTCCGTACGTTATGTGCGGCTGATTATTCTTTCGCTTGGTACCCATGAGCGCCGAGTATTCTTCGGGCTTGTCCTCCTATTTGTCGTGGGAGTCCTCGGTACACTGCTTACCGTGAATGCGATGTTCATCGAAATAGTCCCCGCGCGTGGCGGCTCCTTCACTGAAGGAGTTGTTGGTACACCGCGCTTTTTGAATCCGCTACTTGCCACGTCAGACGCAGATCGCGATATCACAGCACTCGTCTATTCGGGCCTCCTTCGCCCAACCACAGACGGGACACTGGTGAATGACCTTGCAGAAAACTATATTGTTTCTCCTGATGGGCTCTCATATACATTTGTATTGCGAGACGCCCTTCGCTGGCATGATGGCAAGCCAGTGACGGCGGATGATGTCGTTTTTACTATCAAAAAAGTTCAAGACAGCACGCTCAAAAGCCCCAAGCTTGCAAACTGGGAAGGTGTTGATGTTGCAAAAACGGATAATAAGACAGTTGTCTTTACGCTGAAACAGCCCTATGCTCCATTCCTTGAGAACACGACACTCGGGATACTGCCAAAACACGTTTGGGAAAAGATCACACCGGAGCAATTTGCCTTCTCGTTGTACAACATAAACCCAATTGGTTCGGGACCATATCGTGTCGAGAAAATTAAGCGCGACTCGGCTGGGATTCCTAAGTATTACGAACTCGCACCGTTCAAGCACTTTGCGCTTGGGATACCGTATATTGCAAAGATTCATATCAACTTTTATCCAGACGAGGAACATTTGCTTGTGGCACTGCGCAAGGGAGGTGTTGAGGCAGTCTCTGCAATACCTACATTTGAGGCGGCAAAACTTAGAGAAGAGGGCTATCGCATATTAAACTTCCTCCTCCCCCGTGTCTTCGGAGTCTTTTTCAATCACAACAAAAATGAAATCTTCACCCAAAAAGCGGTGCGGCAGGCTCTCGAAATGGCGCTCGACAAGAAGAAACTGGTAGATAATGTGCTTCATGGCTATGGCACGCCACTTGAGGGGCCGCTCCCGCCGGGGGCTCTCGGTTATATAGCTCCTACCGAGGAAAGCTCAGGGGATGTGGAAGCCGCCATAGCGCTTCTCGAAAAGAACGGATGGGTACTCGATAAAGAGACGGGCATTCGTAAACGAAAGGGGCAAGCGCTTGCTTTTTCACTCGCAACGTCAAATGCGGAGGAGCTCCTCCTCACCGCAAAAGCACTTCAGAGCGAATGGAGGGGGCTCGGAGCGGATGTCATCATCCAGACACTCCCCGTGAACGAGCTCAACCAAAATGTTATACGACCGCGCACCTATGACACACTTTTCTTTGGAGAAGTCATCGGCAGAGAATCAGACCCATTCCCCTTCTGGCACTCCTCACAAAGAAACGATCCTGGACTAAACATTGCACTCTATACAAACATCACTGTGGACAAACTGCTCGAAGGAGCTCGTTCGACAACGGATATTGAGAAACGCGCAGAAGCATACGAAAAGTTCCAAAAAGAAATTGCATCGGACTCCCCCGCAGTGTTCATCTATTCCCCAGACTTTATCTACATATTGCCGGAGCGGATACAAGGAGTGGAGCGAGGCACGATCGCCTTGCCGTCAGAGCGATTCATTAACATACATCAGTGGTTCATAGAAACTAATAGAGAGTGGGTATTTTTCAAGTAA
- a CDS encoding MFS transporter has translation MQRLFPKKFSKLYFLYAALFFFSFQLGLTLYITSSFLKNFLPESFVGFVYIAASVASLFALVYTPKVLPTLGNYQTTLALLGLEFFALVAIAVWPESSAVIPLFIVYQGFVTISLFNIDVFIEQYSEERITGALRGVMLTVLNFAILLGPLVAGYLLANGDFSKVYLAAAFFTLPTWWIIARHFHNFKDPVYQDISLFAALKKTLLAKHPKDDIRHAGIASFLMNFFYSWMVIYTPIYLHDYIGFSWGEIGIILTIMLLPFVLFEIPVGRYVDSKNAERRVMFLGFLIAAFFTATLVLLREPSLLLWALCLFGTRVGMSFVEITSESYFFKRVTASDTSIISIFRDMRPISAIAGPLSASVLLLFFDARLLFFILAGILLFGALNAALMRSPAHTSTN, from the coding sequence ATGCAGAGGCTCTTCCCTAAAAAGTTCTCCAAGCTGTACTTTCTCTACGCCGCACTTTTCTTTTTTTCTTTCCAGCTTGGTCTTACGCTCTATATTACCTCGTCATTCCTCAAAAACTTCCTCCCGGAGAGTTTTGTCGGTTTTGTATATATTGCGGCTTCGGTTGCCTCGCTTTTTGCTTTGGTATACACACCCAAAGTACTTCCGACACTCGGGAACTACCAAACAACCCTTGCGCTCCTGGGGCTTGAGTTCTTCGCGCTCGTGGCAATTGCCGTATGGCCGGAGTCAAGCGCTGTCATTCCCCTCTTTATTGTCTACCAAGGGTTTGTTACCATATCGCTCTTTAACATCGATGTCTTCATCGAACAGTACTCCGAGGAGCGTATTACCGGGGCATTGCGGGGTGTCATGCTTACTGTTTTGAACTTCGCCATTCTTCTTGGCCCTCTGGTCGCGGGGTATCTCCTCGCTAACGGGGATTTCTCCAAAGTGTATCTCGCCGCCGCGTTCTTCACCCTCCCGACGTGGTGGATTATCGCTCGCCATTTTCACAACTTTAAGGACCCTGTCTATCAAGATATTTCACTGTTTGCCGCACTCAAAAAAACGCTTCTAGCAAAACACCCAAAAGACGACATCCGTCATGCCGGTATTGCGAGTTTTTTGATGAACTTCTTTTATTCGTGGATGGTAATCTACACACCCATCTATTTGCACGACTACATTGGGTTCTCGTGGGGCGAAATCGGTATCATTCTCACTATAATGCTCCTCCCCTTCGTGCTCTTCGAAATCCCCGTAGGTCGTTATGTAGATTCGAAAAATGCAGAGAGGCGGGTCATGTTCCTGGGATTTTTGATTGCCGCGTTCTTCACGGCTACTCTCGTGTTGCTTAGAGAGCCCTCGCTTCTTTTGTGGGCACTGTGTCTCTTTGGCACTCGTGTTGGAATGAGTTTTGTCGAGATTACTTCGGAAAGTTATTTTTTCAAACGAGTTACAGCCTCCGACACAAGTATCATAAGCATCTTCCGTGATATGCGTCCGATTTCAGCTATTGCGGGCCCGCTCTCGGCATCAGTGCTCCTCCTCTTTTTTGACGCACGTTTACTCTTTTTTATCTTGGCGGGCATCCTGCTTTTCGGAGCACTCAACGCCGCACTCATGAGAAGCCCGGCGCACACGAGCACCAATTAA
- the nth gene encoding endonuclease III, protein MIDKEVKRRAAALLRALTKLFPNPKIVLKYHSNWELLVAVELSAQCTDKKVNEVTERLFKKYRTLDDYVRADPREFEIDIHSTGFFRNKTKNILAAAKMVKEKHGGRVPDTMEELIELPGVARKTANIILGNAFGKVEGIAVDTHVIRLGHRFGLSKEKNPEKIERDLMATFPKKEWFKLTYRLIEYGRNYCPARGCPDDHPLARFDA, encoded by the coding sequence ATGATAGATAAAGAGGTAAAACGCCGTGCCGCGGCACTCCTTCGTGCGCTTACGAAGTTGTTCCCCAATCCCAAGATTGTTCTCAAGTACCACTCCAACTGGGAGCTTTTGGTTGCGGTGGAGTTATCTGCACAATGCACAGACAAGAAAGTGAACGAAGTAACTGAAAGACTTTTTAAAAAATACAGGACTCTTGATGACTATGTGCGTGCCGACCCGCGAGAGTTCGAGATAGATATTCACTCCACGGGTTTCTTTAGGAACAAGACAAAGAACATTCTTGCGGCCGCAAAGATGGTAAAGGAGAAACACGGCGGTCGTGTGCCTGACACGATGGAAGAGCTTATCGAATTACCGGGTGTTGCGCGCAAGACCGCAAACATCATTCTCGGAAATGCCTTTGGCAAAGTAGAGGGGATTGCGGTTGATACGCACGTCATACGCCTTGGGCATCGCTTCGGGCTCTCGAAAGAAAAAAATCCGGAGAAGATTGAAAGAGACTTGATGGCGACCTTCCCCAAAAAGGAGTGGTTCAAGCTCACCTATCGCCTCATTGAATACGGGCGTAACTACTGTCCTGCGCGTGGATGTCCGGATGACCACCCCCTAGCACGTTTTGACGCCTAA